A genomic segment from Gavia stellata isolate bGavSte3 chromosome 4, bGavSte3.hap2, whole genome shotgun sequence encodes:
- the GOLGB1 gene encoding golgin subfamily B member 1 isoform X1 codes for MLSRLSGLASSVLQELSGDDGDAVTESSTAVQALEPEAESMEEAPEELLERLAQTEKLVVQLKDLIREKDALLQQKETVLKEERDAADAKLMKLKLQAKAKLASLNKRIEELTEKGSPLPAQTLSEEQVYPKNNQNTSEGHREEAKALKEQLREREETVQDLKEQLALAKVNLKDAEMKYATQLRSLQEVIQEKEALLEEQVHQHQAELLKIVAQSDLEVEMQQNLRTLQRKLEEQEAALLGRTQVVELLQQELRTAEQQNQTLLDQCQKMEVDLSSLRDVLDAERRESQNLREKMELELAERKLSSHRLLEEVQCLSEQLEEARRAQAELEVKYKDLEQEQRLEVEEKNLQISCLKVAEQELQSSHAALIAENDQLKQDVDRLLVLSAENSATIQKLQDELVQKSEEFVCCQNELKSQSVVQVSELKKRGETTSQEKIIDQEDQNGTSLLQTLLPTENLEGQKTEEIPHLQFVLREPQQEAVMVAENAKQIKNVGPEVKLQDLQTLEAPASYVDCSSTSTGVSGELVNSELQKPCDDTLVLPEARTDGFPNGNKQFTEESCPPGILEYLAAEKQKELSVLLLELEEAQEEIAFLKRQLKGPNGQTSTGNQRGEAANGLEDNSQIRFLEGEEQKASDTQNELGSSSLLREIEMQQISVLQENKISLQEVLQGSTVPCRGEMEGMQEVSTADPEPGTSQSQELMKLQNQITELQLILQKSEESYKKDIGEKGEEINRLNQLAEEYRKKIEDSDSAFCVLTEERDQLLCQMKELSTITELKEQVKQLEENLALSEKQRLSDSQSSLLREQIQSLKNEFKSKEIKIEALQKDLDEAQLQLSDQDMQLKDLRSQIEKKECEVLDLKQFLRKNTAEIEELSQNLASKGREAASLEQLVAEHTRSIERLQQTLLEKDQQMTEISVSMSEKMVLLNEEKFSLENELKSLKEQTSLLLKAQEEKDQNIEAKDTYLKCEPSGQQYETEAACKESEVLVNKLELLKKENEQVKRKLQAALVNRKELLKKVSKLEDELVQLRRGHESETSVAQEAEGEENMTSVISRDMNLGSQPSEEYLIQLLSEKESELQSIRKDLLDKETTEAQLQAVIEEMRRSLQGKTNIVSIKDEFMESQTIADKVTETNKSPKDYEENEKNSSAATNLEENQKSALKERISTLEQEKEQLQKKLQEALVSRKDTIKKAQEKDRHHREQLKQQKDDYNILQEQFDKQSKEKESIQAQLRQLQEQKGSTESVLGNQDGLDSSCVEAENTTNNKLVEVADVSGEEFKKKLEKLWKEKEELEYNVSYMQSELACKSELVLHLQEHIAQLFLEIEGLKTTSDQAEAKAASLQTELEESRAKISREGSLEDLKTLMHQKDEEMEFLNLQLREKSEALNNVQAQLLEKEDSVKRLCSQLEIQAQVHEEQSKRLQTELLEIQEKQDDSAEAAKQKNQMQRKLQAALISRKEALKESKSLKEELANAKTTIENLCVKLTDRESQICGHVKETDTLTEKLVGLTEEREKLIAEVDKVLRENQNLDGCCKNLTFTLDSVVVEKEKLEKEMESLKCLQAAESSEWHEKYRELQKEYETLLQSYENVSNEAERIQRVLETVRQEKQEIFIKLKSVEAKKEETDKQLQEAGQEIDGMKEKMRKFAKSKQQKILELEEENEKLRAEMRFTDGELHRTGDAFTNTSLKEDLESSRRDHQSLVTQLETVMAEKESLNQEITDLKCHLQLTESKLKESRELVDKYVAEKTTGEETNQAITTPPPPMERTENQVDISFRPESPTAELEQKAFEGSSPCEDLGTYIQQIAELTERITELEDNRRASEQQLGDIRLCVETLAGEKRALETQMEEKVHELNVLQDTVAKMEQTVQKTKDDLVRMTELKDTLEAEKDDLEERLMNQLAELNGSIGNYQQDATDFQVKNEQLKHELQSLQRMMYELEEEKCQMARENSKASSEKQKEFLEKLKCSWRGDSSTHVKELQELLKQKQQEIKQLQKDCIKSQEKNSSLERTVKALEFVQSESQKEAEAAKETLAKAVEDTKKAQAELALCRVVLDDTQSEAARVLAESVKVKEELQANKENIKIQMKKKDEDFERRLEQEKDKHSKEIKNMEEKLATLQRQKDYMETTVGDLQDSLKTKDQEAKQLEGSLNNTLAQLAAFTRSMSSLQDDRDRVIDESKTWEKKFTETIQKKEEEIRSKEETCVVLKDQMKQMTIRVEELQAHISRLERNKKDWESESKKEIQHHQKTCEMLQEEKKELLTQLEGSQKLYSKSQNEQQKLESEISSLRDQLADLQNSFTKCELVREELGSMVKQQEISIQNFKFSCEQLEADLQASKDLTNKLHEETSAKDQKIVSLLSAKEEAVMAALAELQQQHSEEMKELEHRLSKEEEDKKALENEKNKFLDKLDHLTEKVKISREESKQQKAQLDSFTKSMSSLQDDRDRILREYKQLEERHLVIILEKDQLIQEAAAENNKLKEEIRSFHSRMDDLNSENAKLNAELVRYREDLNQVISIKDSQQKQLLKTQLQRIQTLEKEKAIIETQLKESEHTQDDLRKCMEALREDKVNMSQEIETLTSSLSRVQSDMTALREGGPIMECQAQLKAREEEAQELSRNLSLSQKRIIELEGELVCVQRDAAKRVGEAEDRLRKELKHLHHDAGIMRNETETAEERVAELARDLMEMEQKFLAVTDENKDLRAQIQSFGKSMSSLQDSWDQANEELHVLKQKYSADLEEQKSLVQNLQKQMVQLQEEQHSTARDRDTVRSELTELQKATEERGLLAQIEKLNQKLRAKDDELLRLSSELEGSSNQVKSFSKAMASLQNERDRLLNELGKTRKIEEVKQQAEGSTSTSPSEVQSLKKALSSLQNDRDRVVRELKNLQQQYILVGVESAENSRLKAQLQECQQDADKQHRLQEQLKQESIFYQQELQQLRQEKTTWEKQNSSIKEQYLMVIAEKDKQLSHLQRITQEMKLPLSKSQIVEEQYQTKISSEVLRGDFSSLETETKHLQAQLSDSLKELHQKELRIQQLNSKLSQVFEEKNALSLQLRGSSRNICESHQHYSEVLNRCLVLERQLQELQSADKGMELFATDAAPGAPQEKNEPQRGSYTPELQELQLRLSETEHLHSNTKQDLRYLEEQLEEERDRRLAVEEALSAAQDQIRRLQSSEWTSSLNASIDMTPGHEHSLLIDSTDKNFSKTRNILGLRRLLRSLFHSRTHLPLLVAVYLLALHVLLFLCFTGHL; via the exons ATGCTGAGCCGTTTGTCAGGTTTAGCAAGTAGTGTTTTACAAGAGCTGTCAGGTGATGATGGAGACGCAGTTACTGAATCCTCTACTGCT GTACAAGCTTTAGAGCCAGAAGCAGAAAGCATGGAGGAGGCACCTGAGGAGCTATTGGAGCGCCTAGCCCAAACAGAAAAACTAGTTGTTCAGCTGAAGGATTTGATCCGAGAAAAGGATGCCCTGCTCCAGCAAAAAGAAACTGTACTCAAG GAAGAGCGAGATGCTGCAGATGCTAAGCTGATGAAGCTTAAACTTCAGGCCAAAGCCAAACTGGCCTCTCTGAACAAACGCATTGAGGAGCTGACAGAGAAAGGATCACCATTGCCTGCACAGACCTTATCAGAAGAGCAAGTGTATCCCAAG AATAACCAAAATACAAGTGAAGGGCATAGAGAGGAAGCCAAAGCACTAAAAGAGCAGCTCAGAGAGCGAGAGGAGACTGTTCAGGATCTGAAGGAACAGCTGGCTCTAGCCAAAGTGAATCTGAAAGATGCTGAAATGAAGTATGCAACACAG CTGAGGTCCCTGCAGGAAGTGATTCAGGAGAAGGAAGCTCTCCTAGAAGAGCAGGTTCACCAGCACCAAGCTGAATTGCTGAAGATAGTGGCCCAGTCAGATCTGGAAGTAGAGATGCAGCAG AACCTGCGTACGCTTCAGAGAAAGCTAGAGGAGCAGGAAGCAGCTCTGCTAGGACGAACTCAGGTGGTGGAACTGCTGCAGCAGGAATTACGTACTGCTGAACAACAAAACCAG ACACTCCTAGATCAGTGCCAGAAGATGGAAGTGGATCTAAGCTCCCTGAGGGATGTCCTAGATGCAGAGAGACGAGAGTCTCAGAATCTCAGAGAGAAGATGGAGCTGGAATTAGCTGAGAGGAAACTGTCCTCCCATCGCTTGCTGGAGGAGGTGCAGTGTCTCTCAGAACAGCTGGAAGAGGCAAGAAGAGCACAAGCTGAATTAGAGGTGAAGTATAAAGACCTGGAGCAGGAACAAAGGCTggaggtggaagagaaaaaCCTGCAGATCAGTTGTCTTAAGGTGGCTGAGCAAGAGCTGCAATCTAGCCATGCTGCCCTTATAGCTGAAAATGATCAGCTGAAACAGGATGTTGACCGGCTGTTGGTGTtgtctgctgaaaacagtgctACAATACAGAAACTACAGG ATGAACTTGTACAGAAATCTGAAGAATTTGTCTGCTGTCAGAATGAGCTGAAATCCCAGTCAGTGGTGCAGGTCTCTGAATTAAAGAAACGG GGTGAAACaacttcacaggaaaaaataatagatCAGGAAGATCAGAATGGGACTTCACTCCTACAGACACTCCTACCCACAGAAAACTTGGAAGGACAGAAGACTGAAG AAATACCACACTTGCAATTTGTTCTCCGGGAGCCTCAGCAGGAAGCTGTGATGGTCGCAGAAAATGCGAAGCAG ATTAAGAATGTTGGACCTGAGGTGAAATTGCAAGACTTGCAGACTCTGGAAGCTCCAGCCTCTTATGTAGACTGCTCTTCTACTTCTACAG GTGTGTCAGGAGAGCTGGTGAATTCTGAACTGCAAAAGCCTTGTGATGACACTTTGGTGCTCCCTGAG gcAAGAACAGATGGCTTTCCCAATGGAAACAAGCAGTTTACTGAGGAAAGTTGTCCACCTGGAATTCTAGAATATcttgctgcagagaaacagaaagagctGTCAGTTTTGCTGCTGGAACTGGAAGAAGCCCAAGAAGAAAtagcttttctgaaaagacaGCTCAAGGGCCCAAACGGTCAAACTTCTACAGGTAACCAAAGAGGAGAAGCAGCTAACGGTCTGGAAGATAATTCCCAGATACGGTTTCTTGAGGGGGAAGAGCAAAAGGCTTCAGATACACAAAATGAGTTGGGCAGTAGCTCATTACTGAGAGAAATAGAAATGCAGCAAATTAGTGtgcttcaggaaaacaaaatcagtcTTCAAGAAGTGCTCCAGGGGAGCACTGTCCCCTGCAGAGGGGAGATGGAGGGAATGCAAGAAGTCTCTACAGCAGATCCAGAGCCTGGTACCTCTCAATCTCAAGAACTGATGAAGTTACAAAACCAAATTACAGAACTGCAGCTAATCCTGCAGAAATCAGAAGAATCCTATAAGAAGGATATaggagaaaaaggggaagaaataaataggCTAAACCAGTTGGCTgaggaatacagaaaaaaaatagaggattCTGACAGTGCATTTTGTGTTTTGACTGAAGAACGAGATCAGCTCCTGTGTCAGATGAAGGAACTTTCTACCATAACAGAACTGAAAGAGCAAGTGAAGCAACTTGAGGAAAATCTAGctctttcagaaaagcagagactGTCAGACAGTCAAAGCAGTCTTCTGAGAGAACAAATCCAGAgccttaaaaatgaatttaaatccAAGGAGATAAAAATTGAAGCTTTGCAAAAAGACTTGGATGAAGCACAACTTCAGCTTTCTGACCAGGACATGCAACTGAAAGATCTGAGAAGCCAGATCGAGAAGAAGGAATGTGAAGTACTTGATCTAAAACAATTTTTGAGGAAGAATACAGCTGAGATAGAAGAGCTTTCCCAAAACTTAGCCTCAAAGGGACGTGAAGCAGCAAGCCTAGAACAGCTTGTTGCTGAACACACCAGGTCTATAGAGAGACTGCAACAAACCTTGCTGGAGAAAGACCAACAGATGACAGAGATCAGTGTCAGCATGTCTGAGAAAATGGTCCTGCTGAATGAAGAGAAATTTTCTCTAGAAAATGAGCTGAAGAGTCTTAAAGAGCAAACAAGTCTATTATTAAAAgcccaggaagaaaaagaccaaaacaTAGAAGCAAAAGATACATATCTGAAATGTGAGCCATCTGGGCAGCAGTATGAGACAGAGGCAGCATGTAAAGAAAGTGAGGTATTAGTAAATAAACTtgaacttctgaaaaaagaaaatgagcaagtAAAGCGGAAGCTGCAAGCAGCACTTGTTAACAGGAAGGAGCTTCTGAAGAAGGTTAGCAAATTGGAGGATGAATTAGTACAATTGAGAAGAGGACATGAATCGGAAACCTCAGTGGCTCAAGAAgctgaaggggaagaaaatatgACAAGCGTGATAAGCAGAGACATGAATCTTGGAAGCCAGCCCAGTGAGGAGTATCTaattcagctgctttctgaaaaggaaTCCGAGTTGCAGAGTATCCGGAAGGATCTGCTGGATAAAGAAACTACTGAAGCACAATTGCAGGCAGTGATTGAGGAGATGAGGCGAAGCTTGCAAGGTAAGACAAACATTGTTTCAATTAAAGATGAATTCATGGAGAGTCAGACAATTGCTGACAAAGTAACTGAAACCAATAAAAGCCCAAAAgattatgaagaaaatgaaaaaaatagttcagcAGCTACAAATcttgaagaaaaccaaaagtcTGCTCTGAAAGAGAGGATTTCAACTCTGgaacaagaaaaagaacaacttcaaaaaaaacTTCAGGAAGCCCTGGTATCTCGCAAAGACACTATAAAAAAGGCTCAAGAAAAAGACAGGCATCACAGAGAACAgctgaaacagcagaaagatgATTACAACATCCTACAAGAACAATTCGataagcaaagcaaagagaaggagaGCATCCAAGCTCAGCTCAGACAACTCCAAGAACAGAAAGGATCAACAGAGAGTGTTCTTGGGAATCAAGATGGGTTGGATTCTTCATGCgtggaagcagaaaatacaacaaataacAAGCTTGTAGAAGTTGCAGATGTTTCTGGGGAAGAGTTTaagaaaaaacttgaaaaattgtggaaggagaaggaggaactGGAATATAACGTTAGCTATATGCAAAGTGAACTTGCTTGCAAATCAGAATTAGTCTTACATTTGCAAGAGCACATAGCACAGTTGTTTCTGGAGATAGAAGGGCTGAAGACAACCTCTGACCAAGCTGAAGCTAAGGCAGCAAGTCTTCAAACAGAATTGGAGGAGAGTCGAGCAAAAATTTCTAGAGAGGGCAGTCTGGAAGACCTGAAAACACTTATGCACcaaaaggatgaagaaatgGAATTCCTTAACTTGCAGTTAAGGGAGAAAAGTGAAGCTCTCAATAATGTGCAGGCACAGTTGCTGGAAAAAGAGGATTCAGTCAAGAGACTATGTAGTCAGTTGGAAATTCAGGCTCAGGTACATGAGGAACAAAGCAAGCGACTGCAAACAGAGTTGCTTGAAATTCAGGAGAAGCAAGATGACAGTGCAGAAGCAGCTAAACAGAAGAATCAAATGCAGAGAAAGTTGCAAGCTGCACTTATTTCTAGAAAAGAGGCACTAAAGGAGAGCAAATCTCTAAAAGAGGAGCTGGCTAATGCTAAAACTACTATTGAAAATCTTTGTGTCAAGTTGACAGATAGGGAAAGCCAAATATGTGGCCATGTTAAAGAAACAGATACTTTAACAGAAAAGTTAGTGGGCCTCACTGAAGAGCGAGAAAAACTTATTGCAGAAGTTGATAAAGTACTTAGAGAAAATCAGAATCTTGATGGATGCTGTAAAAACCTGACGTTTACTCTAGATAGCGTTGTTGTAGAGaaggagaagctggagaaggagatggAATCCTTGAAATGCCTTCAAGCCGCTGAGAGTTCTGAGTGGCATGAGAAATACAGGGAGCTTCAGAAAGAATATGAAACTCTCCTGCAGTCATATGAGAATGTGAGTAATGAGGCTGAGCGGATTCAGCGTGTTTTGGAAACTGTTaggcaggaaaagcaggaaattttCATTAAGCTGAAAAGTGttgaagcaaaaaaagaggaaacagatAAGCAGCTACAGGAAGCTGGACAAGAAATTGATGgaatgaaggagaaaatgaggaaatttGCAAAATCAAAGCAACAAAAGATCCTGGAACTAGAGGAGGAGAATGAGAAGCTTAGAGCAGAGATGCGTTTTACAGATGGAGAGCTACACAGGACTGGAGATGCCTTTACAAATACTAGCCTGAAAGAAGATCTGGAGAGCTCTAGGAGGGATCACCAGTCTCTTGTTACTCAGCTTGAGACAGTAATGGCTGAAAAGGAGTCTCTTAATCAAGAGATCACAGACTTGAAGTGTCATTTGCAGTTAACAGAATCTAAgctgaaggaaagcagagaacTGGTAGACAAGTATGTTGCTGAGAAGACAACAGGGGAAGAAACAAATCAGGCAATAACCACGCCACCACCACCAATGGAGAGGACTGAAAATCAAGTAGATATAAGTTTTAGACCAGAGTCTCCTACTGCAGAGCTGgaacaaaaagcatttgaagGTAGTAGCCCATGTGAAGATCTTGGTACCTACATACAGCAGATAGCTGAGCTCACAGAGCGAATCACAGAACTAGAAGATAATAGGAGGGCTTCAGAGCAACAGCTGGGTGATATCCGCCTATGTGTTGAGACTTTAGCAGGTGAGAAAAGGGCTTTAGAGACCCAAATGGAAGAGAAAGTCCATGAATTGAATGTTCTTCAGGACACAGTAGCAAAGATGGAGCAAACAGTCCAAAAAACCAAAGATGACCTTGTCAGGATGACAGAACTGAAGGACACGCTAGAGGCTGAGAAGGATGATCTGGAAGAAAGGCTCATGAATCAGCTGGCAGAACTTAATGGGAGTATTGGAAACTACCAGCAAGATGCAACAGACTTCCAGGTGAAAAATGAGCAACTGAAACATGAGCTTCAGAGTTTGCAGAGAATGATGTATgaactggaggaggagaaatgtcAGATGGCAAGGGAGAACAGTAAAGCaagttcagaaaagcaaaaggaattttTAGAAAAGCTAAAATGCAGTTGGAGGGGAGACAGCAGCACACATGTAAAGGAGCTTCAGGAActgctgaaacagaaacagcaggagattaagcagctgcagaaggacTGTATtaaaagccaggaaaagaaCAGTAGTTTAGAAAGAACTGTTAAAGCTCTGGAATTTGTGCAGAGTGAGTCTCAGAAGGAGGCGGAAGCAGCCAAAGAGACTTTAGCTAAAGCAGTTGAAGACACCAAGAAAGCCCAAGCAGagcttgctctctgcagagtAGTATTGGATGACACCCAGAGTGAGGCAGCAAGGGTTCTAGCAGAGAGTGTCAAAGTGAAAGAAGAGTTGCAGGCAAACAAAGAGaatattaaaattcaaatgaagaaaaaagatgaggaCTTTGAGAGAAGACTGGAACAGGAAAAAGACAAGCActcaaaggaaattaaaaacatggaagaaaagctGGCAACTTTGCAGAGGCAGAAAGACTATATGGAAACAACTGTTGGTGATCTTCAAGACTCCTTGAAGACAAAGGATCAAGAAGCCAAGCAACTGGAAGGCAGCCTAAACAACACACTAGCCCAGCTTGCAGCCTTCACCAGGAGCATGTCTTCCCTTCAGGATGACAGGGATAGAGTGATAGATGAATCAAAAACATGGGAGAAGAAATTCACTGAAACTATtcaaaagaaggaggaagaaatacGTTCAAAAGAGGAAACTTGTGTTGTGCTAAAGGACCAGATGAAGCAGATGACCATACGTGTGGAAGAACTTCAGGCTCATATATCCAG gCTGGAACGCAACAAGAAAGACTGGGAGTCTGAATCCAAGAAGGAGATTCAGCATCATCAAAAGACATGTGAAAtgttgcaggaggaaaaaaaggagcttTTGACTCAGCTTGAAGGGTCTCAGAAACTGTACAGCAAGTCGCAGAATGAACAGCAGAAACTGGAGTCAGAAATCAGCAGCCTGAGAGACCAGCTTGCTGACTTACAGAATTCCTTCACCAAATGTGAATTGGTCAGAGAAGAGCTGGGGAGTATGGTCAAGCAACAAGAGATTAGTATCCAGAATTTTAAATTCAGCTGTGAACAGCTTGAGGCTGATCTGCAAGCTTCCAAGGACCTAACAAATAAGCTGCATGAAGAAACTAGTGCCAAGGATCAAAAGATTGTTAGTTTGCTGTCTGCCAAGGAAGAAGCAGTTATGGCTGCTCTAGCTGAATTACAGCAGCAACATTCTGAAGAGATGAAAGAGTTGGAGCATAGGCTAAGTAAGGAGGAAGAGGATAAAAAAGccttggaaaatgaaaagaacaaatttCTTGACAAACTTGATCATCTCACTGAAAAGGTGAAGATaagcagagaagaaagtaaGCAGCAGAAGGCACAACTGGACTCCTTCACCAAGTCCATGTCATCTTTGCAAGATGACAGAGACCGCATACTGAGAGAGTACAAGCAACTTGAGGAACGTCATCTTGTTATAATCTTGGAAAAAGACCAACTAATTCAagaggctgctgctgaaaacaatAAGCTCAAGGAAGAAATCAGAAGTTTTCATAGCCGGATGGATGACCTCAACTCCGAGAATGCCAAGCTGAATGCAGAGTTGGTGCGGTATAGAGAAGACCTGAACCAAGTGATTTCAATAAAGGACTCCCAACAGAAACAACTTCTCAAAACACAGCTTCAGCGGATCCAAActctggaaaaggagaaggcaaTCATagaaacacagctgaaagaGTCCGAGCATACTCAGGATGATCTCAGGAAGTGCATGGAAGCCTTGAGAGAGGATAAAGTCAACATGTCTCAAGAGATTGAAACCCTTACGTCCTCTCTGTCTCGGGTGCAGAGTGACATGACAGCATTACGTGAGGGGGGTCCTATCATGGAGTGTCAAGCACAACTGAAGGCCCGAGAGGAAGAGGCACAAGAACTGAGTCGTAATCTTTCCCTCTCACAGAAAAGGATAATAGAACTTGAGGGAGAACTAGTATGTGTTCAAAGGGATGCAGCCAAGAGagtgggagaggctgaggaCAGGCTTCGAAAGGAATTGAAGCACCTACATCATGATGCAGGGATAATGAGGAATGAAACAGAGACGGCAGAAGAGAGAGTAGCAGAGTTGGCACGGGACTTGATGGAAATGGAACAGAAATTTCTTGCAGtcacagatgaaaacaaagaTCTCAGAGCTCAAATTCAGTCTTTTGGGAAGTCCATGAGCTCTCTTCAGGATAGCTGGGACCAGGCCAATGAAGAGCTTCatgttttgaaacagaaatactCTGCAGACTTAGAGGAACAAAAGAGTCTGGTGCAGAATCTTCAGAAACAGATGGTTCAGCTACAAGAAGAGCAACATTCCACTGCCAGGGACCGAGATACAGTGAGGTCTGAGCTGACAGAACTGCAGAAAGCCACTGAGGAAAGAGGTCTCTTGGCCCAGATTGAGAAACTTAATCAGAAGCTCAGAGCCAAAGATGATGAGCTTCTCCGTTTGTCTTCAGAACTGGAAGGCTCTTCCAACCAAGTTAAATCTTTCTCCAAGGCTATGGCAAGCCTGCAAAATGAGCGAGACCGTCTGCTGAATGAATTGGGCAAAACACGTAAGATTGAAGAAGTGAAGCAACAAGCGGAAGGGAGCACTTCCACCAGTCCTTCAGAAGTGCAGAGTCTTAAGAAAGCACTGTCCTCCTTGCAGAATGACAGAGACAGAGTA GTAAGAGAGCTGAAGAATCTGCAGCAGCAATATATACTAGTCGGGGTAGAATCAGCTGAAAATTCTCGCTTAAAAGCACAACTGCAGGAGTGTCAGCAAGATGCAGATAAACAGCACCGTCTCCAAGAACAGCTGAAgcaagaaagtattttctacCAACAGGAGCTCCAGCAGCTTAG ACAAGAGAAAACTACCTgggaaaagcagaacagcagcatAAAGGAGCAGTACCTCATGGTCATAGCAGAAAAAGACAAGCAACTGAGCCACTTACAAAGGATCACGCAAGAAATGAAACTGCCCCTCAGCAAGTCTCAAATTGTAGAGGAGCAGTACCAAACAAAG ATTTCTTCAGAAGTTCTGAGAGGGGACTTTTCAAGCCTagaaacagagacaaaacaTCTCCAGGCCCAGCTAAGTGACAGCCTCAAAGAACTACACCAAAAAGAGCTCAGAATTCAGCAGTTAAACAGCAAG CTATCTCAGGTCTTTGAGGAGAAAAATGCCCTCTCCCTCCAGCTGCGTGGTAGCAGTCGGAACATCTGTGAGAGCCATCAGCACTACAGTGAGGTTCTGAACCGCTGCTTGGTCCTTGAGAGGcagctccaggagctgcagTCTGCAGACAAGGGCATG GAGTTGTTTGCAACAGATGCTGCTCCAGGAGCACCCCAAGAAAAGAATGAGCCTCAGAGAGGCAGTTACACACCAGAACTGCAGGAGTTGCAGCTGAG